In one window of Blastopirellula marina DNA:
- a CDS encoding PQQ-binding-like beta-propeller repeat protein gives MYRAITALVISVGMFAALAWAESRNWTDSTGQFNIEAEFVEYSQGDVTLKKSDGETIVVPMNKLSKADQAWIRALLRERLAERKAAEMRPAENRPGEMRSNENRPTRGGREPDRKEDDSPVAKFGEPGDWLQWRGPDSNNIAPGPAAPTQWNETENVKWKVEVPGRGHSSPIIVGDLIVLTTANEGRQTASVLAFDKMTGKSVWQTPVFQGGFQGEIHPKNTHATSTVASNGKQLFVVFIQNQSVQLIALDLQGKLQWQVNAGPYVPDQYKFGYGPSPILYGDSVIVASEYEKGWLGAFAQANGQSRWKQPRAGISFSSPVVAKIGGKDQLLISGLKSVSAYSPKTGEPLWSAPGTTNATCGTMVWEGDTVFASGGYPDAQTVAVKGGQVQWSNNEKCYEQSMLAYDGHVYAMNDNGIFFCWNGQTGEEKWKTRLGGPVSASPLLSGGNIYAANEKGDVWVIKASPDSYELVAENRLGDEIFATPIVSEGRLYARYADSSQGKRQEYLICIEQQ, from the coding sequence ATGTATCGTGCAATTACTGCGCTAGTTATCTCCGTGGGCATGTTTGCCGCATTGGCTTGGGCTGAATCGCGTAATTGGACCGATTCGACCGGGCAGTTCAACATCGAAGCCGAGTTTGTCGAGTACTCGCAAGGGGACGTCACGCTTAAGAAGTCGGACGGCGAGACGATCGTCGTCCCGATGAACAAGCTCAGCAAAGCCGACCAGGCATGGATTCGTGCACTCCTTCGCGAAAGACTGGCCGAACGGAAAGCGGCCGAGATGCGTCCCGCTGAGAATCGCCCTGGCGAGATGCGATCTAACGAGAATCGCCCGACGCGTGGCGGTAGAGAGCCGGATAGAAAAGAGGATGACAGCCCGGTAGCTAAGTTCGGTGAACCAGGCGACTGGCTGCAATGGCGCGGGCCAGACTCAAACAACATTGCCCCAGGGCCAGCGGCACCGACGCAGTGGAACGAGACCGAGAATGTGAAGTGGAAGGTCGAGGTCCCTGGCCGCGGTCACTCGTCGCCGATCATCGTGGGAGACCTTATTGTTTTGACCACCGCCAACGAAGGCCGCCAAACGGCCAGCGTGTTGGCGTTCGACAAGATGACCGGTAAGTCTGTCTGGCAGACGCCTGTCTTTCAGGGAGGTTTTCAGGGAGAGATTCATCCCAAGAATACGCACGCGACATCGACCGTCGCCTCGAACGGGAAGCAACTGTTTGTTGTTTTCATTCAGAACCAATCGGTGCAGTTGATCGCGCTCGATCTTCAGGGCAAGCTGCAGTGGCAGGTCAACGCCGGTCCGTACGTGCCCGATCAGTACAAGTTCGGCTATGGGCCATCTCCGATTCTGTATGGCGACTCGGTGATTGTCGCGTCGGAATATGAGAAAGGGTGGCTGGGGGCGTTCGCCCAGGCCAATGGACAGTCGCGCTGGAAACAGCCCCGCGCAGGGATCTCGTTCAGCAGCCCGGTGGTGGCCAAGATCGGTGGCAAGGATCAGTTGCTCATTAGTGGTCTCAAATCGGTATCGGCTTACAGCCCTAAGACAGGCGAGCCCCTTTGGTCGGCACCTGGGACCACCAACGCCACGTGCGGCACGATGGTATGGGAAGGGGATACGGTCTTTGCCAGCGGTGGGTACCCCGATGCCCAGACGGTAGCCGTGAAAGGAGGCCAGGTGCAGTGGTCCAACAACGAGAAGTGCTACGAACAGTCGATGCTGGCCTACGATGGGCACGTTTACGCGATGAACGATAACGGCATCTTCTTCTGCTGGAACGGCCAGACCGGTGAAGAGAAATGGAAGACCCGCTTGGGCGGACCGGTTAGCGCGTCGCCGCTGCTAAGTGGCGGTAACATCTATGCCGCCAACGAAAAGGGGGACGTGTGGGTAATTAAAGCCAGTCCCGATAGCTATGAACTAGTCGCGGAAAACCGACTGGGAGACGAGATCTTCGCCACCCCGATCGTCAGCGAGGGACGTCTGTATGCTCGCTATGCCGACAGTTCTCAGGGGAAGCGGCAAGAGTATCTGATTTGCATTGAGCAGCAGTAA
- a CDS encoding DUF1559 domain-containing protein: MRARRGSGKTVVIVILAVVGAMFLMCAGLGVAILLPAVQQARVAAQRQVSINKMKQIGLALHNYHDTYLSFPPAFIPDENGQPRTSWRASILPFMVEGYADEYDYNTAWDDPGNQVAATTFRDAFASPHVTQEGYTPYVAVVGPRTAINAQGRTGFRDVIDGTSNTIFIIEDVNHPVKWSSPNDISPDEVLQRYQQGDFPESGILVLMADGAVRLVPPGQAKALELLMDRADGQPIPIDF, from the coding sequence ATGCGCGCACGACGTGGCTCGGGTAAGACGGTGGTGATTGTCATTTTGGCGGTCGTGGGGGCGATGTTTTTGATGTGCGCGGGGCTGGGTGTGGCGATCCTTTTGCCGGCGGTGCAGCAGGCCCGGGTCGCGGCGCAGCGTCAGGTTTCTATCAACAAGATGAAGCAGATCGGACTTGCACTGCACAATTACCACGACACCTATCTCTCGTTTCCTCCGGCATTCATTCCGGACGAGAATGGCCAGCCGCGTACCTCGTGGCGGGCCTCGATCTTGCCATTCATGGTGGAGGGCTACGCCGATGAATACGATTACAACACCGCGTGGGACGATCCCGGAAATCAGGTCGCCGCGACAACGTTTCGCGATGCTTTTGCCAGCCCCCACGTGACTCAAGAAGGTTACACGCCGTACGTCGCCGTGGTGGGGCCGCGAACCGCGATCAATGCCCAAGGACGTACAGGGTTTAGGGATGTTATCGACGGAACCTCGAACACCATTTTCATCATCGAAGATGTCAATCATCCGGTGAAATGGAGCTCGCCGAATGATATTTCGCCAGACGAAGTGTTACAGCGTTACCAGCAAGGAGACTTCCCGGAATCAGGCATTCTGGTATTGATGGCCGATGGAGCAGTGCGGCTGGTGCCCCCGGGCCAGGCGAAAGCGCTGGAACTGTTGATGGACCGGGCCGACGGGCAACCCATTCCGATCGATTTTTAG
- a CDS encoding S8 family peptidase, with protein sequence MGSFDSDNPEVRPGLAQWLSGGGNSKRSKKNSRRDKNRSSKQQNANTIETLEVRSMMAGDTISSIWFEDVAGESYQRSGGGYTTDSSGVIQQSTSDPYTNDWIVQLSSDVASTLTSVSQVSSLLAGSGFQVEVVRGLGLVGQLLVRSEGASAEDVGAWFSSLDVVSGFELDIASVFNITPNDASYSSTYGMNQIDAPEAWNKTTGSDSVVVGIIDTGVDYTHPDLVGNIWTNPGEIAGNGIDDDGNGFVDDVHGFDFVNNDGDPMDDNHHGTHVAGTIAAQGNNGRGVSGVAWNTSIMALKFLSASGAGYTSDAIRAINYATMMRTQYGVNIRVLNNSWGGGGYSSSLEAAIKASEQADILFVAAAGNDGTNNDASPHYPSNYYVSNVISVAATDQNDNLASFSNYGASTVDIAAPGVGIYSTIAGGYYASFSGTSMATPHVSGVAALAFAYDPDATAAEVKAAILGGGDLISGLSGKVATGMRLNAAGTLDLLNPSSGSPITNPTPDPEPEPEPEPNKAPTLGSVSTDPSTVYLGETNTITITAKNVADADGSVSKVTFYRDSNGNGKWDATDSVLGSDSTISGGLASLTISNPFTAAGNQLIFAQATDNEGAKSNLVATTVTIVQPDDYANTAAGATLVSVGGSKSGKVNYAGDVDYFRFSAVAGTTYVIDTSHSTLAGSELTLYGGSGTTQLAQDSSTSGSKIVWTASSSGTVYLAVKGATSSYTGDYTLKIAESSPFELKSGTLAILGTDGNDTISVNHTGTTVTVTMNGKSSSFSASQVKKITFDGGAGTDSARFYGTSGKETWVFRGDTMTVYGSGFTWSTDNVEYNYGGASSTDSVTFLDTVANDSFTSSPTKSSMTGSGYKNEVAGAKSVMARAIYGGIDTAMLYDSSGNDYFIGRGTDSYMLTSNSSISTYGFERTNVYSTGGNDQAYLYDSKGNDTFTSYGSSSVLSGSGYTNTVYNYDRVLAIAMNGGNDTATFYDTAGNDVYIARGNQATMYGADYYVMAQGFNRTAAVSTKGGSDQAFFYDTRGNDTFYSRTVESSMAGQGYANTARGFERINAIATAGGHDVAYLFDTQADDKLIARSNYATLQGDNFSSYAAGFDVVNAYSTEGSDKTYVSDIDFLMQYFGEWDD encoded by the coding sequence GTGGGAAGTTTCGATAGTGACAATCCCGAGGTACGACCCGGGCTAGCACAATGGCTCTCTGGCGGCGGCAATTCCAAGCGTTCGAAAAAGAACTCGCGCCGCGACAAAAATCGCTCTAGCAAACAACAAAACGCCAATACCATCGAAACGCTGGAAGTCCGCAGCATGATGGCGGGCGATACGATCTCTTCAATCTGGTTCGAGGACGTCGCCGGCGAAAGCTACCAGCGCAGCGGCGGCGGTTACACGACCGATTCAAGCGGCGTGATCCAACAGTCGACTTCCGATCCTTACACCAACGACTGGATCGTGCAGCTTTCCAGTGACGTGGCTAGTACTCTTACGTCCGTTTCGCAAGTTAGTTCACTGCTGGCCGGAAGTGGTTTTCAGGTCGAAGTGGTCCGCGGTCTCGGTTTGGTCGGTCAGCTGCTGGTTCGCAGCGAAGGGGCATCCGCTGAAGACGTCGGTGCGTGGTTCTCTTCACTGGATGTGGTCAGCGGTTTTGAACTCGACATCGCTTCGGTCTTCAACATCACACCGAACGATGCCAGCTACTCTTCCACCTACGGCATGAATCAGATCGACGCGCCGGAGGCCTGGAACAAAACAACCGGTTCCGACAGCGTGGTGGTCGGCATTATTGATACGGGCGTCGACTACACGCACCCCGACCTGGTCGGCAACATCTGGACCAACCCGGGCGAGATCGCCGGCAACGGGATCGACGACGACGGCAACGGCTTTGTCGACGACGTGCACGGGTTCGACTTTGTGAACAACGATGGCGACCCGATGGACGACAACCATCACGGAACGCACGTCGCCGGCACGATTGCCGCTCAGGGGAATAACGGACGCGGCGTCAGTGGTGTGGCCTGGAACACTTCGATCATGGCGCTGAAGTTTCTCTCGGCCAGTGGGGCCGGGTACACTTCCGACGCGATACGGGCGATCAACTACGCCACCATGATGCGAACCCAGTACGGCGTGAACATTCGCGTGCTGAACAACAGCTGGGGTGGCGGTGGTTACAGCAGTTCGCTGGAAGCGGCCATCAAGGCCAGCGAGCAGGCCGACATTTTGTTTGTCGCCGCGGCTGGTAACGACGGCACGAACAACGACGCGAGCCCTCACTATCCGTCGAACTACTACGTCAGCAACGTGATCTCGGTGGCTGCTACCGATCAGAACGACAACCTGGCCAGCTTCAGCAACTACGGCGCGAGCACGGTCGACATTGCTGCCCCAGGCGTGGGCATCTACAGTACGATCGCCGGCGGCTACTATGCTTCGTTCTCGGGGACCAGCATGGCCACGCCACACGTCTCCGGCGTGGCGGCGTTGGCGTTCGCTTACGATCCCGATGCCACGGCGGCGGAAGTGAAAGCGGCCATCCTGGGTGGTGGCGATCTGATCTCGGGACTCAGCGGCAAGGTCGCGACCGGCATGCGATTGAACGCCGCTGGCACGCTCGACCTGTTGAACCCCAGCAGTGGCAGCCCGATCACCAATCCCACGCCAGATCCTGAACCAGAGCCAGAGCCGGAACCCAACAAAGCTCCGACCTTGGGCAGTGTATCGACCGACCCTAGCACGGTTTACCTGGGGGAAACCAACACGATCACCATCACGGCCAAGAACGTGGCCGACGCCGACGGTAGCGTCTCGAAGGTGACCTTCTACCGCGATTCGAACGGCAACGGGAAGTGGGATGCGACCGACTCGGTGTTGGGCAGCGATTCGACCATCAGTGGCGGACTGGCCAGCCTGACGATCAGCAATCCATTTACCGCGGCCGGCAACCAACTGATCTTTGCCCAAGCCACCGATAACGAAGGGGCGAAGAGCAACCTGGTGGCCACTACGGTCACGATCGTTCAGCCAGACGATTACGCGAACACGGCTGCCGGGGCGACGCTCGTTTCAGTTGGCGGTTCCAAGAGTGGAAAAGTGAATTACGCTGGCGACGTCGATTACTTCCGCTTCAGCGCGGTGGCTGGCACGACGTATGTCATCGATACCAGTCACAGCACGCTGGCCGGTTCCGAGCTGACCTTGTACGGCGGCAGCGGCACAACGCAGTTGGCACAAGACTCGAGCACTTCCGGCTCGAAGATCGTGTGGACCGCCAGCAGCAGCGGCACGGTTTACCTGGCGGTAAAGGGTGCTACCAGTTCGTACACCGGCGACTACACGCTGAAGATTGCCGAGTCGTCTCCGTTCGAGCTAAAGAGCGGCACGCTGGCCATCCTGGGTACCGACGGCAACGACACCATTTCGGTCAATCACACCGGCACGACGGTTACCGTGACCATGAACGGGAAGTCGTCGAGCTTCAGCGCTTCGCAAGTGAAGAAGATCACCTTCGACGGCGGGGCAGGGACCGACTCGGCTCGCTTCTACGGAACCAGCGGCAAAGAAACCTGGGTGTTCCGCGGCGATACGATGACTGTCTACGGCAGTGGTTTCACCTGGAGCACCGACAACGTCGAGTACAACTACGGTGGTGCCAGCAGCACCGACAGTGTGACCTTCCTCGATACGGTCGCCAACGATTCGTTCACCAGCAGTCCAACCAAGTCGTCGATGACCGGCAGCGGTTATAAGAACGAAGTGGCCGGGGCAAAGTCGGTAATGGCCCGGGCCATTTACGGCGGGATCGATACGGCCATGCTGTACGATTCGAGCGGGAACGACTACTTCATCGGCCGTGGAACGGACAGCTACATGCTGACCTCCAACTCGTCGATCTCGACCTATGGCTTCGAACGCACCAACGTTTACAGCACCGGCGGAAACGATCAGGCCTACCTGTACGACTCGAAGGGGAACGACACGTTCACTTCGTACGGTTCGTCGAGTGTCTTGAGTGGTTCAGGCTACACGAATACCGTTTACAACTACGATCGCGTTCTGGCGATCGCCATGAACGGTGGTAACGACACGGCCACGTTCTACGATACGGCCGGCAACGATGTGTACATCGCTCGCGGTAATCAGGCCACCATGTATGGTGCGGATTATTACGTGATGGCCCAGGGGTTCAATCGTACGGCAGCCGTTTCGACCAAAGGGGGCTCCGATCAGGCGTTCTTCTACGATACTCGCGGCAACGACACGTTCTACAGCCGTACGGTCGAAAGTTCGATGGCTGGGCAAGGTTATGCCAACACGGCACGCGGCTTTGAACGCATCAACGCGATCGCCACGGCAGGCGGACATGACGTGGCGTATCTGTTCGATACCCAGGCCGATGACAAACTTATCGCTCGGTCAAATTACGCGACCCTACAAGGGGACAATTTTTCGAGTTACGCTGCCGGTTTTGACGTTGTGAATGCGTACTCAACTGAAGGTTCTGACAAAACTTATGTCAGCGACATCGACTTTCTTATGCAATACTTTGGTGAGTGGGATGATTAA
- a CDS encoding class I SAM-dependent methyltransferase, with translation MSQATESISVFSSGSAKYEEAFLAFLHHTDQKVQAKSKITEVIDRLDALPGQSGKGKFIDVGAATGDVTAWFMPRFDETICVEPNTHFESSIRQHCPGAEIIQKTILENDPARLAGASFILCSHVLYYIDPEQRLENLQAMAQWLGEGGILLVILQQSTTDCMKMLDHFLDMHFDLPAIADRFAAQSGGAFDVSFEKIDSHVTTSTFDVAYQIAEFMLNLLPMINPPKRCDLEAYIREHFQTADGYRFSCSQDFLIVRRK, from the coding sequence GTGTCGCAGGCAACCGAATCCATCAGCGTCTTCAGTTCCGGCAGCGCCAAGTATGAAGAGGCGTTTCTGGCGTTCTTGCACCATACCGATCAGAAGGTGCAGGCCAAGAGCAAGATTACCGAGGTGATCGATCGATTGGACGCGCTGCCAGGGCAAAGCGGGAAGGGGAAGTTTATCGACGTCGGGGCGGCGACCGGGGACGTGACGGCCTGGTTCATGCCGCGCTTCGATGAAACGATTTGCGTCGAGCCGAACACCCACTTCGAGTCAAGCATCCGGCAGCACTGCCCGGGGGCCGAGATCATTCAGAAGACGATCCTCGAGAACGACCCGGCTCGCCTGGCTGGGGCCAGCTTCATTCTGTGTTCGCACGTGCTGTACTACATCGATCCCGAGCAGCGACTGGAGAACCTGCAGGCGATGGCTCAGTGGCTAGGCGAGGGCGGGATCTTGTTGGTGATCTTACAGCAATCGACGACCGACTGCATGAAGATGCTGGACCACTTTTTGGACATGCACTTCGATCTGCCGGCGATCGCCGATCGGTTCGCCGCACAAAGCGGGGGCGCGTTTGACGTTTCGTTCGAGAAGATCGACAGCCACGTGACGACCAGCACGTTTGACGTCGCCTATCAGATCGCCGAGTTCATGCTGAACCTGTTGCCAATGATCAACCCGCCCAAGCGGTGCGATTTGGAAGCGTATATTCGCGAGCATTTTCAAACTGCCGACGGATACCGCTTCAGCTGCTCGCAAGACTTCTTAATTGTGCGGCGGAAGTAG